The Ornithodoros turicata isolate Travis chromosome 9, ASM3712646v1, whole genome shotgun sequence genome includes a region encoding these proteins:
- the LOC135368649 gene encoding arylsulfatase B-like isoform X2 translates to MKPHRTSGGQLPKLTVILLFLPCIVVAMETKAPHIIFILADDLGWNDVSFTGSPQIPTGNIDALAWNGLRLEQYYTQPVCTPSRAALMTGSYPIRAGLQHHVIWNEEPRGLSLDRKLLPQRLGEMGYANHMLGKWHLGFHEEKYTPTERGFHHHFGYWGGYVDYYNHTKEFLGSPPGSLGLDLRRDLVPQRNYSRTYLTDLLTDEAIRIIQDHPGDKPLFLYLAHQAPHSADAHERLQAPDKYTEGFQDIEDEKRILYAGMVKAMDESVGAVFQALAQKGMLDNSVVVFSSDNGAESEGPNANYGSPWPLKGMKGTPWEGGIRSPAVIWSPLLNVPVRATYDGLFHITDWLPTFYDLAGGDTDNLGDIDGVSQWNALREVDQPPRSEFLVNVDQTENYAAIRMANYKLVKGVAREGKLDQWYPPRGKVVWNTTISRKACESSTVTEVLSMMGRHPVCGQTDCLYAMQVQCGVKNPERICDAAKSPCLFDLSKDPCEYVDVADEHPEVVKTMLERLAHYELEARPPGNLPLDPLSNPDLHDGVWTSWNDRTSGDGGDSERAQSSMQSPGARPEPASSASYLSAAWTLHGILCFQFFVVAFFFFFAHVPHNNLIYRKPCHE, encoded by the exons ATGAAGCCACATCGTACGTCTGGAGGTCAATTACCCAAACTGACGGTCATATTACTCTTCCTTCCCTGTATCGTCGTTGCGATGGAAACCAAGGCTCCCCACATCATTTTTATCTTAGCAGACGACCTT GGATGGAACGATGTGAGCTTCACCGGTTCCCCTCAAATTCCAACGGGTAACATCGATGCACTGGCGTGGAACGGCCTTCGACTGGAGCAGTATTACACGCAGCCTGTCTGCACACCATCAAGAGCAGCCTTGATGACGGGGAGTTACCCCATACGCGCAG GGCTGCAGCACCATGTCATATGGAACGAGGAGCCGAGAGGGTTAAGCCTGGACCGAAAGCTCCTGCCCCAAAGGTTAGGAGAAATGGGGTACGCAAACCACATGTTGGGCAAG TGGCACCTAGGATTTCACGAAGAAAAGTACACACCGACAGAACGAGGTTTTCATCATCACTTTGGGTACTGGGGTGGCTACGTTGACTACTACAATCACACCAAAGAGTTCTTGGGA TCTCCACCCGGTAGCCTTGGCCTGGACCTTCGAAGAGACCTGGTGCCACAACGGAATTATTCGCGAACATATCTTACGGACTTACTTACGGATGAAGCCATCAGAATAATACAAGATCATCCCGGAGACAAG CCTTTGTTCCTGTACTTGGCTCATCAAGCTCCACATTCTGCCGATGCGCACGAGCGTCTGCAGGCTCCTGATAAGTATACAGAGGGATTTCAAGATATTGAAGACGAGAAAAGGATACTATATGCTG GTATGGTAAAGGCTATGGACGAGTCTGTAGGTGCTGTGTTCCAAGCACTAGCGCAAAAGGGAATGCTTGACAACTCAGTAGTTGTGTTTAGCTCGGATAACGGAGCAGAATCGGAAGGTCCCAATGCCAACTACGGTTCTCCGTGGCCTCTGAAGGGCATGAAGGGGACCCCTTGGGAAGGAGGGATCCGCAGTCCCGCTGTCATTTGGAGCCCTCTCCTGAACGTACCGGTTAGGGCCACATACGACGGCCTGTTTCATATCACAGATTGGTTGCCGACGTTCTACGATCTTGCAG GAGGAGACACTGACAATCTTGGTGACATCGATGGCGTCAGTCAATGGAACGCCCTCCGAGAAGTTGATCAGCCTCCTCGCTCAGAATTCCTCGTAAATGTGGACCAGACCGAAAACTATGCCGCCATTCGAATGGCAAATTACAAGCTCGTAAAGGGCGTCGCACGGGAAGGAAAACTTGATCAGTGGTATCCTCCTCGTGGTAAAGTCGTCTGGAATACGACGATATCCAGGAAGGCATGCGAGTCTTCCACCGTTACGGAAGTTCTCAGCATGATGGGGAGACATCCCGTGTGTGGGCAGACGGACTGTCTCTATGCCATGCAAGTTCAATGCGGAGTCAAAAACCCCGAAAGGATATGTGACGCCGCCAAAAGTCCATGTCTGTTTGATCTGTCCAAGGATCCTTGTGAGTACGTTGATGTCGCGGACGAACATCCAGAG GTGGTAAAGACGATGCTAGAAAGACTGGCCCACTACGAGTTGGAGGCACGGCCACCGGGAAACCTCCCGCTTGATCCCCTGTCCAACCCGGATCTGCATGACGGCGTTTGGACAAGCTGGAATGATCGCACCAG TGGTGACGGTGGCGATTCTGAGCGTGCGCAGTCATCAATGCAATCGCCGGGTGCACGACCGGAGCCCGCATCATCTGCATCCTATCTCTCTGCAGCCTGGACATTACACGGAATACTTTGCTTTCAGTTCTTTGTagtggcgttttttttttttttcgcgcatgTGCCACATAACAATCTGATTTACAGAAAGCCCTGCCACGAATAG
- the LOC135368649 gene encoding arylsulfatase B-like isoform X1 yields MTGNDAGRMKPHRTSGGQLPKLTVILLFLPCIVVAMETKAPHIIFILADDLGWNDVSFTGSPQIPTGNIDALAWNGLRLEQYYTQPVCTPSRAALMTGSYPIRAGLQHHVIWNEEPRGLSLDRKLLPQRLGEMGYANHMLGKWHLGFHEEKYTPTERGFHHHFGYWGGYVDYYNHTKEFLGSPPGSLGLDLRRDLVPQRNYSRTYLTDLLTDEAIRIIQDHPGDKPLFLYLAHQAPHSADAHERLQAPDKYTEGFQDIEDEKRILYAGMVKAMDESVGAVFQALAQKGMLDNSVVVFSSDNGAESEGPNANYGSPWPLKGMKGTPWEGGIRSPAVIWSPLLNVPVRATYDGLFHITDWLPTFYDLAGGDTDNLGDIDGVSQWNALREVDQPPRSEFLVNVDQTENYAAIRMANYKLVKGVAREGKLDQWYPPRGKVVWNTTISRKACESSTVTEVLSMMGRHPVCGQTDCLYAMQVQCGVKNPERICDAAKSPCLFDLSKDPCEYVDVADEHPEVVKTMLERLAHYELEARPPGNLPLDPLSNPDLHDGVWTSWNDRTSGDGGDSERAQSSMQSPGARPEPASSASYLSAAWTLHGILCFQFFVVAFFFFFAHVPHNNLIYRKPCHE; encoded by the exons ATGACTGGAAACGATGCTGGCAG GATGAAGCCACATCGTACGTCTGGAGGTCAATTACCCAAACTGACGGTCATATTACTCTTCCTTCCCTGTATCGTCGTTGCGATGGAAACCAAGGCTCCCCACATCATTTTTATCTTAGCAGACGACCTT GGATGGAACGATGTGAGCTTCACCGGTTCCCCTCAAATTCCAACGGGTAACATCGATGCACTGGCGTGGAACGGCCTTCGACTGGAGCAGTATTACACGCAGCCTGTCTGCACACCATCAAGAGCAGCCTTGATGACGGGGAGTTACCCCATACGCGCAG GGCTGCAGCACCATGTCATATGGAACGAGGAGCCGAGAGGGTTAAGCCTGGACCGAAAGCTCCTGCCCCAAAGGTTAGGAGAAATGGGGTACGCAAACCACATGTTGGGCAAG TGGCACCTAGGATTTCACGAAGAAAAGTACACACCGACAGAACGAGGTTTTCATCATCACTTTGGGTACTGGGGTGGCTACGTTGACTACTACAATCACACCAAAGAGTTCTTGGGA TCTCCACCCGGTAGCCTTGGCCTGGACCTTCGAAGAGACCTGGTGCCACAACGGAATTATTCGCGAACATATCTTACGGACTTACTTACGGATGAAGCCATCAGAATAATACAAGATCATCCCGGAGACAAG CCTTTGTTCCTGTACTTGGCTCATCAAGCTCCACATTCTGCCGATGCGCACGAGCGTCTGCAGGCTCCTGATAAGTATACAGAGGGATTTCAAGATATTGAAGACGAGAAAAGGATACTATATGCTG GTATGGTAAAGGCTATGGACGAGTCTGTAGGTGCTGTGTTCCAAGCACTAGCGCAAAAGGGAATGCTTGACAACTCAGTAGTTGTGTTTAGCTCGGATAACGGAGCAGAATCGGAAGGTCCCAATGCCAACTACGGTTCTCCGTGGCCTCTGAAGGGCATGAAGGGGACCCCTTGGGAAGGAGGGATCCGCAGTCCCGCTGTCATTTGGAGCCCTCTCCTGAACGTACCGGTTAGGGCCACATACGACGGCCTGTTTCATATCACAGATTGGTTGCCGACGTTCTACGATCTTGCAG GAGGAGACACTGACAATCTTGGTGACATCGATGGCGTCAGTCAATGGAACGCCCTCCGAGAAGTTGATCAGCCTCCTCGCTCAGAATTCCTCGTAAATGTGGACCAGACCGAAAACTATGCCGCCATTCGAATGGCAAATTACAAGCTCGTAAAGGGCGTCGCACGGGAAGGAAAACTTGATCAGTGGTATCCTCCTCGTGGTAAAGTCGTCTGGAATACGACGATATCCAGGAAGGCATGCGAGTCTTCCACCGTTACGGAAGTTCTCAGCATGATGGGGAGACATCCCGTGTGTGGGCAGACGGACTGTCTCTATGCCATGCAAGTTCAATGCGGAGTCAAAAACCCCGAAAGGATATGTGACGCCGCCAAAAGTCCATGTCTGTTTGATCTGTCCAAGGATCCTTGTGAGTACGTTGATGTCGCGGACGAACATCCAGAG GTGGTAAAGACGATGCTAGAAAGACTGGCCCACTACGAGTTGGAGGCACGGCCACCGGGAAACCTCCCGCTTGATCCCCTGTCCAACCCGGATCTGCATGACGGCGTTTGGACAAGCTGGAATGATCGCACCAG TGGTGACGGTGGCGATTCTGAGCGTGCGCAGTCATCAATGCAATCGCCGGGTGCACGACCGGAGCCCGCATCATCTGCATCCTATCTCTCTGCAGCCTGGACATTACACGGAATACTTTGCTTTCAGTTCTTTGTagtggcgttttttttttttttcgcgcatgTGCCACATAACAATCTGATTTACAGAAAGCCCTGCCACGAATAG
- the LOC135368651 gene encoding ras association domain-containing protein 2-like isoform X1, translating into MWTCRKCGKPVYFAERKTSMGYEWHPECLRCEECGKRLNPGQHAEHKAVPYCHVPCYSVLFGPTLFGHGSQVEAHTSFGKGGNNHRQSISSVPRSHLEGKLKQYNQFYEGKSGIIQSRLRNGRLILEGSIRIYWGVNRVIRLKEEHDDRITVRRRRSSLRLSRVSTEIKEAESPDEIAADSTTSAPVTPNSPEPVDRIKEDGEGGDAESGACDIGRTYRTLPNPGKRSLQSLLNSDGNGTAHLDKQSDVGAADFDSVTLRNKRRSSRVKLRRRCSINGHFYNRETSVFTPAYASVTSVWVTSLVNAPEVINQLLDKFKVENPPQEFALYVVRDTGERRLMQDDEYPLLVRVMLGADEDVAKIFIMNRGKTNEIPYEVAQYLNFSDVELSAFIQKFHEEEDKEIEKIKKKFDTMRRKMQTRMIELKAIPVKIVS; encoded by the exons ATGTGGACCTGCAGAAAATGCGGAAAGCCCGTATATTTCG CCGAAAGAAAAACGTCTATGGGATATGAGTGGCACCCAGAATGTCTGAGATGTGAAGAATGTGGGAAGAGGTTGAATCCAGGCCAGCATGCTGAG CACAAAGCTGTCCCATACTGCCATGTGCCTTGCTACAGTGTCCTTTTTGGCCCCACCTTGTTCGGCCATGGGTCCCAAGTAGAGGCACATACTAGTTTTGGCAAAGGAGGAAATAATCATCGTCAAAGCATATCCTCTGTGCCAAG GTCTCACTTGGAAGGAAAGCTCAAGCAGTACAACCAATTTTACGAAGGCAAAAGCGGCATTATTCAAAGTCGACTA AGGAATGGACGCCTCATTCTGGAGGGCTCTATAAGGATCTACTGGGGCGTGAATCGTGTGATCAGACTGAAAGAAGAACATGATGACCGCATCACCgtgcggaggaggaggagctcCCTGCGGCTCAGCAGGGTCTCTACAGAGATAAAGGAAGCAGAG TCTCCCGACGAGATTGCAGCCGACAGCACGACGAGTGCACCCGTAACGCCCAATTCACCAGAACCTGTTGATAGGATCAAAGAAGATGGAGAGGGTGGAGATGCGGAGAGCGGCGCTTGTGACATTGGACGTACCTACAGGACATTGCCCAACCCCGGAAAGAGAAGCCTCCAGTCATTACTGAACAGCGACGGTAACGGAACCGCACACCTTGACAAACAATCGGACGTGGGTGCCGCGGACTTCGACAGTGTGACGCTGCGCAACAAGCGGCGGTCGTCGAGGGTCAAGCTTCGTAGGCGATGCTCTATCAACGGACACTTTTATAACAGAGAG ACGAGCGTGTTCACCCCTGCCTATGCAAGTGTGACCAGCGTGTGGGTTACGAGCCTCGTCAATGCCCCCGAGGTCATCAATCAACTCCTGGACAAGTTCAAAGTTGAAAATCCTCCACAAGAATTTGCACTCTATGTCGTTCGAGATACTGGAG AAAGACGGCTTATGCAAGATGATGAGTACCCTCTTCTTGTCCGGGTCATGCTGGGGGCAGACGAAGACGTTGCAAAAATTTTCATAATGAACAGAGGGAAAACAAACGAAATTCCTTACGAA GTCGCTCAATACTTGAACTTCAGTGATGTGGAACTGTCCGCATTCATACAGAAGTTCCATGAGGAAGAGGACAAAGAAATCGAGAAAATCAAAAAGAA GTTTGACACCATGCGCCGTAAAATGCAGACAAGAATGATTGAACTGAAGGCCATACCAGTTAAAATTGTCTCCTAG
- the LOC135368651 gene encoding ras association domain-containing protein 2-like isoform X2, with the protein MGYEWHPECLRCEECGKRLNPGQHAEHKAVPYCHVPCYSVLFGPTLFGHGSQVEAHTSFGKGGNNHRQSISSVPRSHLEGKLKQYNQFYEGKSGIIQSRLRNGRLILEGSIRIYWGVNRVIRLKEEHDDRITVRRRRSSLRLSRVSTEIKEAESPDEIAADSTTSAPVTPNSPEPVDRIKEDGEGGDAESGACDIGRTYRTLPNPGKRSLQSLLNSDGNGTAHLDKQSDVGAADFDSVTLRNKRRSSRVKLRRRCSINGHFYNRETSVFTPAYASVTSVWVTSLVNAPEVINQLLDKFKVENPPQEFALYVVRDTGERRLMQDDEYPLLVRVMLGADEDVAKIFIMNRGKTNEIPYEVAQYLNFSDVELSAFIQKFHEEEDKEIEKIKKKFDTMRRKMQTRMIELKAIPVKIVS; encoded by the exons ATGGGATATGAGTGGCACCCAGAATGTCTGAGATGTGAAGAATGTGGGAAGAGGTTGAATCCAGGCCAGCATGCTGAG CACAAAGCTGTCCCATACTGCCATGTGCCTTGCTACAGTGTCCTTTTTGGCCCCACCTTGTTCGGCCATGGGTCCCAAGTAGAGGCACATACTAGTTTTGGCAAAGGAGGAAATAATCATCGTCAAAGCATATCCTCTGTGCCAAG GTCTCACTTGGAAGGAAAGCTCAAGCAGTACAACCAATTTTACGAAGGCAAAAGCGGCATTATTCAAAGTCGACTA AGGAATGGACGCCTCATTCTGGAGGGCTCTATAAGGATCTACTGGGGCGTGAATCGTGTGATCAGACTGAAAGAAGAACATGATGACCGCATCACCgtgcggaggaggaggagctcCCTGCGGCTCAGCAGGGTCTCTACAGAGATAAAGGAAGCAGAG TCTCCCGACGAGATTGCAGCCGACAGCACGACGAGTGCACCCGTAACGCCCAATTCACCAGAACCTGTTGATAGGATCAAAGAAGATGGAGAGGGTGGAGATGCGGAGAGCGGCGCTTGTGACATTGGACGTACCTACAGGACATTGCCCAACCCCGGAAAGAGAAGCCTCCAGTCATTACTGAACAGCGACGGTAACGGAACCGCACACCTTGACAAACAATCGGACGTGGGTGCCGCGGACTTCGACAGTGTGACGCTGCGCAACAAGCGGCGGTCGTCGAGGGTCAAGCTTCGTAGGCGATGCTCTATCAACGGACACTTTTATAACAGAGAG ACGAGCGTGTTCACCCCTGCCTATGCAAGTGTGACCAGCGTGTGGGTTACGAGCCTCGTCAATGCCCCCGAGGTCATCAATCAACTCCTGGACAAGTTCAAAGTTGAAAATCCTCCACAAGAATTTGCACTCTATGTCGTTCGAGATACTGGAG AAAGACGGCTTATGCAAGATGATGAGTACCCTCTTCTTGTCCGGGTCATGCTGGGGGCAGACGAAGACGTTGCAAAAATTTTCATAATGAACAGAGGGAAAACAAACGAAATTCCTTACGAA GTCGCTCAATACTTGAACTTCAGTGATGTGGAACTGTCCGCATTCATACAGAAGTTCCATGAGGAAGAGGACAAAGAAATCGAGAAAATCAAAAAGAA GTTTGACACCATGCGCCGTAAAATGCAGACAAGAATGATTGAACTGAAGGCCATACCAGTTAAAATTGTCTCCTAG